Proteins found in one Microbacterium sp. LWS13-1.2 genomic segment:
- a CDS encoding M20/M25/M40 family metallo-hydrolase, with protein sequence MSAQRSLAQQTTELLGELIRNAAVNDGTPDSGHEHLQVRTLQRFFEGSGLEGVVVEPHPGRASLIIRIEGTDPTAPSLALVGHTDVVPVEPGGWSRDPFAGEIVDGVLWGRGAIDMLNLTAAYAVVTRAVARGGFRPRGDLIFAAVADEENGSRFGVSWLTEHRLDLIDADYVLTESGGAHAGPQPHLGVMVGEKGGAGRLLRVTGAPGHGSAPWGSRNAAVIAAEAVTRLARHRGTTVITPQWRAYAEALDLEPATRTALTDPARFYDGLPHLRSLAGFAHASTHTTISPTIVRAGEKGNVIPGTATVQLDIRILPDVTREDVEGLIRDALGDLIEHVEIEGDWFGESTASPIDTPLFDALGSAVRRAYPTAELLPMLGVGGTDGRFYRRRGIPAYGFGVLSERWDYGTFRRLFHGNDERIDLDSIALTVDALDHAVRTFHADTSTAAKTRVAEPATA encoded by the coding sequence ATGAGCGCCCAGCGCTCGCTGGCGCAGCAGACGACGGAGCTGCTGGGGGAGCTGATCCGCAACGCGGCCGTCAACGACGGTACGCCCGACTCGGGCCACGAACACCTGCAGGTGCGCACGCTGCAGCGGTTCTTCGAGGGGTCCGGTCTCGAAGGCGTCGTGGTGGAGCCGCATCCGGGACGCGCGTCGCTCATCATTCGCATCGAGGGCACGGATCCGACCGCGCCGTCCCTCGCCCTCGTCGGCCACACCGACGTCGTTCCGGTGGAGCCGGGGGGCTGGTCGCGCGATCCGTTCGCGGGCGAGATCGTCGACGGCGTGCTGTGGGGCCGGGGCGCGATCGACATGCTCAACCTCACCGCCGCCTACGCCGTCGTGACCCGGGCGGTCGCGAGGGGCGGCTTCCGTCCGCGCGGCGACCTCATTTTCGCCGCCGTCGCCGACGAGGAGAACGGCAGCCGCTTCGGCGTGAGCTGGCTCACCGAGCACCGTCTCGACCTCATCGACGCCGACTACGTGCTGACCGAGTCCGGCGGCGCCCACGCCGGCCCACAGCCTCACCTCGGCGTCATGGTCGGCGAGAAGGGAGGCGCGGGACGGCTGCTGCGCGTGACCGGTGCGCCCGGCCACGGCTCGGCCCCCTGGGGATCCCGCAATGCCGCCGTCATCGCGGCCGAGGCCGTGACCCGCCTCGCACGGCACCGCGGCACGACCGTCATCACGCCGCAATGGCGCGCGTACGCCGAGGCACTCGACCTCGAACCCGCGACCCGCACCGCCCTGACCGACCCCGCGCGGTTCTACGACGGCCTGCCACACCTCCGCAGCCTGGCCGGGTTCGCGCACGCCTCGACGCACACGACGATCTCGCCGACCATCGTGCGCGCCGGCGAGAAGGGCAACGTCATTCCGGGCACGGCGACCGTGCAGCTCGACATCCGCATCCTGCCCGATGTCACCCGCGAGGACGTCGAGGGGCTCATCCGCGACGCGCTCGGCGACCTCATCGAGCACGTCGAGATCGAGGGCGACTGGTTCGGTGAGTCGACGGCCTCGCCGATCGACACTCCTTTGTTCGACGCCCTCGGCAGCGCCGTGCGCCGCGCCTACCCGACGGCGGAGCTCCTGCCCATGCTCGGGGTGGGCGGCACCGATGGCCGGTTCTACCGTCGCCGCGGCATCCCGGCCTACGGCTTCGGCGTGCTCAGCGAGCGCTGGGACTACGGCACCTTCCGCCGCCTGTTCCACGGCAACGATGAGCGCATCGACCTCGACTCGATCGCTCTCACGGTCGACGCACTCGACCACGCCGTGCGTACGTTCCACGCCGATACGAGCACCGCCGCGAAGACCCGCGTCGCCGAGCCGGCAACCGCCTGA
- a CDS encoding DUF1684 domain-containing protein — protein MTTTLNTDIDRAQFGREWEDWHRTHETRRADSLGFFAITGLHWLGADPITLPGAPGTWRLGSGGVVVELADGESLTLEGETITGTHAFGAIAERGSVTPTFTDGEVAGAVEIAIRGGHTVLRPRRADHSFLAEYAGTPTYVPNPRWRVAARFLPFDAPRPTEVGAAVDGLTHVYDAPGVLEFSWRGEEFALTAFQGAAPGSLLVLFTDATSGITTYAANRSVSVDAPYADGWTTIDFNRAVNLPCAYTDFATCPLPPEGNRLPIGIEAGEKTPLTRVRSTDALVAPGVAA, from the coding sequence ATGACCACGACGCTCAACACCGACATCGACCGCGCCCAGTTCGGACGCGAGTGGGAGGACTGGCACCGCACGCATGAGACGCGGCGCGCCGACTCCCTCGGCTTCTTCGCGATCACCGGCCTGCACTGGCTCGGTGCCGACCCGATCACGCTGCCCGGCGCTCCCGGCACGTGGCGTCTCGGCAGCGGCGGCGTGGTCGTCGAGCTCGCCGATGGCGAGAGCCTGACGCTCGAGGGCGAGACGATCACCGGCACGCACGCGTTCGGCGCGATCGCCGAGCGGGGCAGCGTCACCCCCACCTTTACGGACGGCGAGGTCGCTGGCGCGGTCGAGATCGCGATCCGCGGCGGGCACACCGTTCTGCGTCCGCGTCGCGCCGACCATTCGTTCCTCGCGGAGTACGCGGGTACCCCGACCTACGTGCCGAACCCGCGCTGGCGGGTCGCCGCGCGCTTCCTCCCGTTCGACGCTCCGCGGCCGACCGAGGTCGGCGCCGCGGTCGACGGGCTCACCCACGTGTACGACGCCCCGGGTGTGCTGGAGTTCTCGTGGCGCGGCGAGGAATTCGCGCTGACCGCCTTCCAGGGCGCGGCCCCCGGCTCCCTCCTCGTCCTGTTCACCGACGCGACGAGCGGGATCACCACGTACGCCGCGAACCGCTCGGTGTCCGTGGACGCCCCTTACGCCGACGGCTGGACCACGATCGACTTCAACCGCGCCGTCAACCTGCCCTGCGCGTACACCGACTTCGCGACGTGCCCGCTGCCTCCCGAGGGCAACCGCCTGCCGATCGGCATCGAGGCCGGCGAGAAGACGCCGCTCACGCGCGTGCGCTCCACCGATGCGCTCGTCGCCCCGGGGGTGGCCGCATGA
- a CDS encoding LLM class flavin-dependent oxidoreductase produces the protein MRFQLLDIVPYRADPITGRQVSPSERFAETLQQAIRAEELGLDAVAIGERHAGHFISSSPTVLLGAIAARTSRIRLNSGVTVLSVLDPVRVAEDYATIDQLSGGRLDLTIGKGNEVAQFPLFGLDIDDQWELLAEKYELLRTLWREEDVTWPGTEFTRPLSGVTTLPRPFAGAPRVWHGSATTLFSAGLAAKIGDPLFSANAIQPLENYGVLVDHYRSEYARHGHDPAGAFVAAGSGALFIADTTQEAIAQYGPVYNAIVAATNVPGNNTPFRDIEHAVAEGPALVGTPQQVIDKIARFHGRLGHDLQSISLPTTVPFAQQLEILERFALEVAPVLRREFPTALWTDADPLGQRERQLTTA, from the coding sequence ATGAGGTTCCAGCTCCTGGACATCGTCCCCTACCGCGCCGACCCCATCACCGGTCGCCAGGTCTCGCCGTCCGAACGGTTCGCCGAGACGCTCCAGCAGGCGATCCGCGCCGAGGAGCTCGGGCTGGATGCCGTCGCCATCGGCGAGCGCCACGCAGGGCACTTCATCTCGTCGTCACCGACGGTGCTGCTGGGTGCGATCGCCGCGCGCACCTCCCGCATCCGTCTCAATTCCGGTGTCACGGTGCTCTCGGTGCTCGACCCGGTGCGCGTCGCCGAGGACTACGCCACCATCGACCAGCTCTCCGGCGGCCGGCTCGACCTCACGATCGGCAAGGGCAATGAGGTCGCTCAGTTTCCGCTGTTCGGGCTCGACATCGACGACCAGTGGGAGCTGCTCGCGGAGAAGTACGAGCTGCTGCGGACGCTCTGGCGCGAGGAGGACGTGACCTGGCCGGGCACCGAGTTCACGCGGCCGTTGTCGGGCGTGACGACGCTGCCGCGGCCGTTCGCCGGCGCGCCCCGCGTATGGCACGGGTCGGCGACGACCCTTTTCTCCGCGGGGCTCGCGGCGAAGATCGGCGACCCGCTGTTCAGCGCGAACGCGATCCAGCCGCTCGAGAACTACGGCGTGCTCGTCGACCACTACCGCTCCGAGTATGCGCGGCACGGCCACGATCCGGCGGGCGCGTTCGTCGCCGCCGGTTCGGGGGCGCTCTTCATCGCCGACACGACGCAGGAGGCGATCGCCCAGTACGGGCCGGTGTACAACGCGATCGTCGCCGCCACCAACGTGCCCGGAAACAACACTCCGTTCCGCGACATCGAGCACGCCGTGGCCGAAGGTCCAGCACTCGTCGGCACCCCGCAGCAGGTGATCGACAAGATCGCCCGGTTCCACGGCCGGCTCGGGCACGACCTGCAGTCGATCAGCCTGCCCACGACGGTGCCGTTCGCGCAGCAGCTCGAGATCCTCGAGCGGTTCGCGCTGGAGGTCGCGCCGGTGCTGCGGCGGGAGTTCCCGACGGCGCTGTGGACGGATGCCGACCCGCTCGGTCAGCGGGAGCGCCAGCTCACGACCGCATGA
- a CDS encoding MFS transporter, which yields MSCESAVRDATAAVAGERGLARQSDRRRKQQSHARPALWACLAAGFATLFDAVVITYAAPAVSASLGGSTAGVQWLLASFSLTFGLGLIPSGRFGDVYGRRLLFLVGLGIFLVGGVAAVVAPTIAVLVAARFVQGLGAGVISAQVLGAIQDLFTGRSRLSALAAYTAVGGLAGVLGPVLAAAMLGLFPADTAWRLVLLTPLPLVIAAFVLGWRGMPGRRARAETSRLLWLDLPGIVLLCLVVVALTLPVVEPGLSGLSGLAVAGAAVVLGLVLVLWERRYARRGKLPLFAPALVRSRGFVVGNVVALLWFGSGMAASSAVTLYFLQSPALSALVIALVFAPGALARLGGSLFSLRVVGRLGSAATVWLGLGLQAVLFAGLAGAAPLLPGGVLFVVAAVAQIGLGVGGGLVEPVVRATTLSFAPAELHGVAASFLQLTQRLAATFLVALATGILLTSSGISTAATLQAALVTCAVGSAAALFASADPVFRRVGTRAEAAAPLRGGSRTTARK from the coding sequence ATGAGCTGCGAGAGCGCGGTCCGCGACGCGACAGCTGCGGTCGCCGGCGAGCGCGGACTCGCGCGGCAAAGCGATCGCAGGAGAAAGCAGCAGTCGCATGCGCGGCCCGCGCTCTGGGCATGCCTGGCGGCGGGCTTCGCGACGCTGTTCGATGCGGTCGTCATCACGTACGCCGCTCCGGCGGTCAGCGCGTCGTTGGGCGGGTCGACTGCGGGTGTGCAGTGGCTGCTGGCCTCGTTCTCGCTGACCTTCGGCCTCGGGCTGATCCCGTCGGGACGCTTCGGCGATGTGTATGGACGCCGGCTGCTGTTCCTCGTGGGTCTCGGGATCTTCCTGGTCGGCGGCGTCGCGGCGGTGGTCGCGCCGACGATCGCGGTGCTGGTCGCGGCCCGGTTCGTGCAGGGCCTCGGTGCCGGGGTCATCAGCGCGCAGGTGCTCGGGGCGATCCAGGACCTCTTCACGGGAAGATCACGTCTGAGCGCCCTCGCCGCCTACACCGCGGTCGGCGGTCTGGCGGGCGTCCTCGGTCCGGTGCTCGCCGCCGCGATGCTCGGGCTGTTCCCGGCCGATACCGCGTGGCGCCTCGTGCTGCTGACGCCGTTGCCTCTGGTGATCGCGGCATTCGTGCTCGGATGGCGAGGGATGCCGGGCCGCCGCGCCCGTGCGGAGACGTCGAGGCTCCTGTGGCTCGATCTGCCGGGCATCGTGCTGCTGTGCCTCGTGGTGGTGGCGCTGACGCTGCCGGTCGTGGAGCCGGGACTCTCGGGACTGTCGGGCCTGGCGGTGGCCGGCGCCGCGGTCGTGCTGGGGCTCGTGCTCGTCCTGTGGGAGCGCCGCTATGCGCGGCGCGGGAAGCTTCCACTCTTCGCCCCGGCGCTGGTCCGGTCACGCGGGTTCGTCGTGGGGAACGTCGTCGCGCTGCTGTGGTTCGGCAGCGGCATGGCGGCGAGTTCGGCGGTGACCCTCTACTTCCTCCAGTCACCGGCGCTGTCGGCGCTGGTGATCGCGCTCGTGTTCGCGCCGGGCGCCCTGGCCCGGCTGGGCGGGTCGCTGTTCAGCCTGCGGGTCGTGGGGCGTCTCGGGTCTGCGGCGACGGTGTGGCTGGGTCTCGGGCTGCAGGCGGTGCTCTTCGCGGGACTGGCGGGGGCTGCGCCGCTCCTGCCGGGAGGTGTGCTGTTCGTCGTCGCCGCCGTGGCGCAGATCGGGCTGGGCGTCGGCGGCGGGCTCGTCGAGCCGGTGGTGCGCGCCACCACCCTCTCGTTCGCGCCGGCCGAGCTGCACGGCGTCGCCGCGTCGTTCCTCCAGCTCACGCAGCGACTGGCCGCGACCTTTCTGGTGGCCCTGGCCACCGGCATCCTGCTCACCTCCTCTGGTATCTCGACCGCCGCGACCTTGCAGGCCGCGCTGGTGACGTGTGCGGTGGGCTCAGCGGCTGCCCTGTTCGCGTCTGCAGACCCTGTGTTCCGGCGGGTGGGCACTCGCGCCGAAGCGGCGGCGCCCCTGCGGGGCGGCTCGCGAACCACCGCCCGGAAGTGA
- a CDS encoding GNAT family N-acetyltransferase, which yields MTDDRPVAAASVPADITIRLVRTEEYERAGEVTAEAYLSSYGKLSDEYVASLRDVATRVRGGDVWVAVEPSGEILGTVWIARPNRPLAEVARPGETDFRQLAVAPAARGRGIGEALTRHVIDLARERGSHRVVMNSGPGMTGAHALYAKLGFERLPEREGAWEVQPGRWIELYTFGYDLAPEPAEASPGERAWRLETVRWDDPRAEALRSEMDGEISPRYADRLTDAVPAAEEAQRAFAVDPGTIVATVLAVDETGTAVGHAALRDLVHDGTRDLEVKRVFVKPRARGTGVSRALMGELERIAQDRGASRLILQTGDRQHDAVVLYERIGYRPIPIFEPYRAFAFSQCFAKELAPPV from the coding sequence GTGACTGACGACAGGCCCGTGGCTGCGGCATCCGTCCCCGCTGACATCACCATCCGCCTGGTGCGCACCGAGGAGTACGAACGCGCCGGCGAGGTGACCGCCGAGGCGTACCTGTCGAGCTACGGGAAGCTCTCCGACGAGTACGTCGCCTCGCTCCGCGATGTCGCGACCCGTGTGCGCGGCGGCGACGTGTGGGTGGCCGTCGAGCCGAGCGGCGAGATCCTCGGGACGGTGTGGATCGCGCGTCCGAACCGGCCGCTCGCGGAGGTCGCCCGACCCGGTGAGACGGACTTCCGGCAGCTCGCCGTGGCTCCTGCCGCCCGCGGCCGAGGCATCGGTGAGGCGCTCACCCGTCACGTCATCGACCTCGCGCGCGAGCGGGGTTCGCACCGCGTCGTGATGAACAGCGGTCCGGGGATGACCGGTGCACACGCGCTCTACGCGAAGCTGGGCTTCGAGCGGCTGCCGGAGCGCGAGGGTGCGTGGGAGGTGCAGCCCGGCCGCTGGATCGAGCTGTACACGTTCGGCTACGACCTCGCACCCGAGCCCGCGGAGGCGTCGCCGGGCGAGCGAGCATGGAGGCTTGAGACCGTCCGCTGGGACGACCCGCGCGCTGAGGCCCTGCGCTCCGAGATGGACGGCGAGATCTCGCCCCGCTACGCGGATCGGCTGACGGACGCTGTACCCGCCGCCGAGGAGGCCCAGCGCGCGTTCGCAGTCGATCCCGGCACGATCGTCGCAACAGTGCTCGCCGTCGACGAGACGGGCACGGCGGTCGGTCACGCGGCGCTGCGGGATCTCGTCCACGACGGCACGCGCGACCTCGAGGTTAAGCGCGTGTTCGTGAAGCCGCGCGCACGCGGCACGGGCGTGAGCCGGGCACTGATGGGCGAGCTCGAGCGCATCGCGCAGGATCGCGGCGCGAGTCGCCTGATCCTTCAGACCGGTGACCGCCAGCACGACGCGGTGGTCCTCTACGAGCGGATCGGGTACCGCCCGATCCCCATCTTCGAGCCCTACAGGGCGTTCGCCTTCTCGCAGTGCTTCGCCAAGGAGCTTGCGCCGCCGGTGTGA
- a CDS encoding LLM class flavin-dependent oxidoreductase, translating to MSHVPLSVLDLSPFGAGQTAADGLRASIALARHTEQLGYHRYWLAEHHFNPGLSGSAPHVLLAAIAAATERIRIGTAATIIGNYSPVQVAEAAGVVAALHPGRFDLGIGRSGNRSAAQSPPIEDPAEQRVVDGLLLPRPRPFAFESERFVVQARLLGRTDDDADRFEQDVADILAFIDGTYTAPETVAIHATPAEGADITVWIHGSTAGPSARLAGELGLPFGANYHVAPAFILDAVAEYRASFRPGRIAAPHVIVSVDVVVADTDAEARRLAAGYGRWVHSIRAGQGAVPFPSPLGASVNPLSHEEFEVVRDRVETQFVGSADSVVERLETLQRVTGADELLVTTITHDPDDRERSYALLADAWGTAETGERELRAAPAGVLA from the coding sequence GTGTCCCACGTCCCCCTCTCCGTCCTCGACCTGTCGCCGTTCGGAGCGGGGCAGACGGCCGCCGACGGGCTGCGCGCCTCGATCGCCCTCGCTCGGCACACCGAGCAGCTGGGCTACCACCGCTACTGGCTCGCCGAGCACCACTTCAATCCCGGCCTGTCGGGCTCCGCGCCGCACGTCCTGCTCGCGGCGATCGCCGCTGCGACCGAGCGCATCCGCATCGGCACGGCGGCGACCATCATCGGCAACTACTCGCCCGTGCAAGTGGCCGAAGCAGCGGGCGTCGTGGCCGCGCTGCACCCGGGACGCTTCGACCTGGGAATCGGCCGCTCCGGCAATCGCAGCGCGGCGCAGAGTCCGCCGATCGAGGATCCGGCCGAGCAGCGGGTGGTGGACGGGCTGCTCCTGCCGCGGCCGCGGCCCTTCGCATTCGAGTCCGAGCGATTCGTCGTCCAGGCGCGCCTGCTGGGGCGCACCGACGACGACGCCGACCGGTTCGAGCAGGACGTGGCCGACATCCTCGCCTTCATCGACGGAACCTACACCGCCCCGGAGACGGTGGCGATCCACGCCACTCCCGCCGAGGGAGCGGACATCACCGTTTGGATCCATGGCTCGACGGCCGGGCCGAGCGCCCGGCTCGCCGGCGAACTCGGACTGCCGTTCGGCGCCAACTACCACGTCGCCCCCGCCTTCATCCTCGACGCCGTCGCCGAGTACCGCGCGTCGTTCCGTCCCGGTCGCATCGCAGCGCCGCACGTGATCGTGTCGGTGGACGTGGTCGTCGCAGATACGGATGCCGAAGCCCGCCGGCTCGCCGCGGGTTACGGTCGATGGGTGCACAGCATCCGCGCCGGTCAAGGGGCCGTCCCGTTCCCGTCGCCGCTCGGCGCCAGCGTCAACCCGCTCTCCCACGAAGAGTTCGAGGTCGTGCGCGACCGCGTCGAGACGCAATTCGTCGGCTCGGCCGACAGCGTCGTCGAGCGGCTGGAGACGTTGCAGCGCGTCACGGGCGCCGATGAGCTGCTGGTCACGACGATCACGCACGATCCCGATGACCGCGAGCGCTCGTACGCTCTCCTCGCTGATGCGTGGGGGACCGCCGAGACGGGCGAGCGCGAACTGCGGGCTGCCCCGGCGGGGGTGCTCGCTTGA
- a CDS encoding ABC transporter substrate-binding protein, translating to MALSKKQGIAIGVGAVAVAAIVGGIVWGVNQNQPAEAAAAPEKTEESANVTTDEIQWVRLDEPVAEAVEALEASGFEPVEPGKLTVAHSAYVPPLGYIPEGETEAAGTEPNIGALIADALGLEYNPVVVAWADWPLGIQSGKYDLITSNVTVTEERKELYDFASYREDLLGFYVKSDSDIQKIEEAADISGLTIAVGSGTNQEQVLLTWNEELQAGGEEPAELQYFDDNAATVLALQSGRIDATFGPNATSAWSARETGDTKLVGLVPGGWPLTANIAAATAKGNGLIEPVSIALNYLIENGQYDEVLKIWDLESERVETSEINPAGLPKS from the coding sequence ATGGCACTGAGTAAGAAGCAGGGCATCGCGATCGGTGTCGGAGCCGTCGCGGTGGCCGCGATCGTCGGCGGCATCGTCTGGGGCGTCAACCAGAACCAGCCCGCCGAGGCCGCCGCCGCCCCCGAGAAGACTGAGGAGTCGGCGAACGTCACGACCGACGAGATCCAGTGGGTCCGTCTCGACGAGCCCGTGGCCGAGGCGGTCGAAGCGCTCGAGGCGAGCGGGTTCGAGCCGGTCGAGCCGGGCAAGCTCACCGTCGCGCACTCGGCTTACGTGCCCCCGCTGGGCTACATCCCCGAGGGTGAGACCGAGGCGGCCGGCACCGAGCCGAACATCGGCGCGCTAATCGCCGACGCGCTGGGCCTCGAGTACAACCCGGTCGTCGTCGCGTGGGCGGACTGGCCCCTCGGCATCCAGTCCGGCAAGTACGACCTCATCACCTCCAACGTCACCGTCACCGAGGAGCGCAAGGAGCTCTACGACTTCGCGAGCTACCGCGAGGACCTGCTCGGCTTCTACGTGAAGTCCGACAGCGACATCCAGAAGATCGAGGAGGCCGCTGACATCTCCGGCCTCACCATCGCCGTCGGCTCGGGCACGAACCAGGAGCAGGTGCTGCTCACCTGGAACGAGGAACTGCAAGCCGGCGGCGAGGAGCCGGCCGAGCTTCAGTACTTCGACGACAACGCCGCTACCGTGCTCGCGCTGCAGTCAGGCCGCATCGACGCGACCTTCGGGCCCAATGCCACCTCCGCGTGGTCCGCACGTGAGACCGGCGACACCAAGCTCGTGGGCCTTGTGCCCGGCGGTTGGCCGCTGACGGCGAACATCGCCGCCGCGACGGCCAAGGGCAACGGCCTCATCGAGCCCGTCAGCATCGCGCTCAACTACCTCATCGAGAACGGCCAGTACGACGAGGTCCTGAAGATCTGGGACCTGGAGTCGGAGCGCGTCGAGACGAGCGAGATCAACCCCGCAGGACTGCCCAAGTCCTGA
- a CDS encoding amino acid ABC transporter ATP-binding protein, whose protein sequence is MTTTSTEPPAGTATRGLVEIHNVHKSYGGVEVLRGIDLTVQPGEVVAILGPSGSGKSTLLRTINHLESVDRGSVTVDGQLIGYELRGDKLYELREREVLERRTQIGIVFQNFNLFPHLTALENVTEAPVALGRLSKDDARELALGLLDRVGLADKAEHYPRQLSGGQQQRVAIARALALKPKVILFDEPTSALDPELVGEVLDVIRDLAQLGTTLVIVTHEVGFAREVADRVVFLDGGRVIEQGPPAEVLVTPKHPRVQDFLAKVLA, encoded by the coding sequence ATGACCACCACCAGCACGGAGCCCCCCGCCGGGACCGCCACGCGCGGCCTCGTCGAGATCCACAACGTCCACAAGAGCTACGGCGGAGTCGAGGTGCTGCGCGGCATCGACCTGACCGTCCAGCCGGGCGAGGTCGTCGCGATCCTCGGGCCGAGCGGCTCGGGCAAGTCGACCCTGCTGCGCACGATCAACCACCTCGAGAGCGTCGACCGCGGCTCGGTCACGGTCGACGGCCAGCTGATCGGCTACGAGCTGCGCGGCGACAAGCTCTATGAGCTGCGCGAGCGCGAGGTGCTGGAGCGCCGCACGCAGATCGGCATCGTCTTCCAGAACTTCAATCTCTTCCCGCACCTGACCGCGCTCGAGAACGTCACCGAGGCACCGGTCGCCCTCGGCCGGCTCTCCAAAGACGACGCCCGAGAGCTCGCCCTCGGCCTTCTCGACCGCGTGGGGCTCGCCGACAAGGCCGAGCACTACCCCCGGCAGCTGTCGGGCGGCCAGCAGCAGCGCGTCGCGATCGCCCGCGCCCTCGCCCTCAAGCCCAAAGTGATCCTGTTCGACGAGCCGACCAGCGCGCTCGACCCGGAGCTCGTGGGCGAGGTCCTCGACGTCATCCGCGACCTCGCTCAGCTCGGCACGACCCTCGTCATCGTCACCCACGAGGTCGGATTCGCCCGCGAGGTCGCCGACCGGGTCGTCTTCCTCGACGGCGGCCGCGTCATCGAGCAGGGCCCGCCCGCCGAGGTCCTCGTTACACCGAAGCACCCCCGCGTTCAGGACTTCCTCGCGAAAGTCCTGGCCTGA
- a CDS encoding amino acid ABC transporter permease: MTDTLPRQAGAADAAPSPAASSRVDLGDLRVVHTRHWFRWSIGIVVLFVVAQFAWSLVTNENYEWDVFAHYFLSEPVLQGVGITLALTVTSATIGFFLGTLLALARLAKSPLLNSAAWVFIWFFRSVPLVVQIIVWYNLGYLYPTLGLGTPFTTDFWIVEFPTVQLISAFAAAILGLSLNQAAYSAEIIRGGLLSVDQGQLEAAAALGIPPRRRLTRIILPQAMRSIVPNATNEVIGLVKGASVVFVIAIPEVFYAVQVIYNRNSRVIPLLLVAVVWYTIITTILSIAQYYIERHYARGTVRVLPPTPVQRARHWIAVQWARLGDSDASPPPLEGTDAAPPATAASQSSSNDAKFGGR, from the coding sequence ATGACCGACACACTTCCGCGCCAGGCCGGCGCCGCAGACGCTGCGCCGTCGCCCGCGGCGTCGTCGCGCGTCGACCTCGGCGACCTGCGCGTGGTCCACACCCGCCACTGGTTCCGGTGGTCGATCGGCATCGTCGTGCTGTTCGTGGTCGCCCAGTTCGCCTGGTCGCTGGTCACGAACGAGAACTACGAGTGGGACGTCTTCGCCCACTACTTCCTCTCGGAGCCCGTGCTGCAGGGCGTCGGCATCACGCTGGCGCTCACCGTGACATCGGCGACCATCGGCTTCTTCCTCGGCACCCTCCTCGCGCTCGCCCGTCTCGCGAAGTCGCCGCTGCTCAATTCGGCGGCCTGGGTGTTCATCTGGTTCTTCCGCTCGGTGCCCCTCGTGGTGCAGATCATCGTCTGGTACAACCTCGGCTACCTGTATCCGACGCTCGGCCTGGGCACCCCGTTCACGACGGACTTCTGGATCGTCGAGTTCCCCACCGTGCAGCTGATCAGCGCTTTCGCCGCGGCGATCCTCGGACTCAGCCTCAATCAGGCGGCGTACTCGGCGGAGATCATCCGCGGCGGCCTGCTGTCGGTCGACCAGGGCCAGCTTGAGGCGGCCGCGGCACTCGGCATCCCTCCGCGCCGCCGGCTGACCCGCATCATCCTGCCGCAGGCGATGCGGTCCATCGTGCCGAACGCCACCAACGAGGTGATCGGCCTCGTCAAGGGCGCGTCGGTCGTGTTCGTGATCGCGATCCCCGAGGTGTTCTACGCCGTGCAGGTCATCTACAACCGCAACAGCCGCGTGATCCCGCTGCTCCTGGTCGCCGTGGTCTGGTACACGATCATCACCACGATCCTGAGCATCGCGCAGTACTACATCGAGCGGCACTACGCCCGCGGCACCGTGCGCGTGCTGCCCCCGACACCCGTCCAGCGTGCGCGCCACTGGATCGCCGTGCAGTGGGCACGTCTCGGTGACAGCGACGCCTCACCACCTCCTCTGGAGGGGACGGATGCTGCGCCCCCGGCCACTGCGGCATCGCAGAGTTCGAGCAACGACGCGAAGTTCGGAGGCCGCTGA